The following proteins are encoded in a genomic region of Hymenobacter siberiensis:
- a CDS encoding zeta toxin family protein: MKTRYLLAGCNGAGKTTAAYALLPDLLDCREFVNADEIARGLSPFQPETVSIQAGRLMLARLRELLAAGETFALETTLATRHYLRFIAEARARGYEVMLYFFWLNSADLAVERVVARVSEGGHNIPELVIRRRYVGGLQQFFNAYCTAVDQWLFVDNSNGAAHAIAENNGNLVVANSAIWQSLQAIYHG; the protein is encoded by the coding sequence GTGAAAACCCGCTACCTCCTGGCCGGCTGCAATGGCGCGGGCAAAACCACTGCCGCCTACGCCCTGCTGCCCGACCTGCTGGACTGCCGCGAGTTCGTGAATGCCGATGAAATTGCCCGCGGCCTCTCGCCCTTCCAGCCCGAAACGGTGAGCATCCAGGCGGGCCGACTGATGCTGGCGCGGCTGCGAGAACTGCTGGCGGCGGGAGAGACTTTCGCGCTGGAAACCACGCTGGCCACGCGGCATTACCTGCGGTTTATTGCCGAGGCGCGGGCGCGGGGCTACGAGGTGATGTTGTACTTTTTCTGGCTAAATTCTGCGGATTTGGCAGTTGAGCGGGTTGTGGCCCGTGTGAGCGAAGGTGGGCATAACATTCCCGAACTGGTAATCCGGCGGCGGTATGTGGGCGGATTACAGCAGTTTTTTAATGCCTATTGCACCGCCGTAGACCAGTGGTTATTTGTCGATAATTCGAATGGTGCCGCCCATGCCATTGCCGAAAACAACGGTAACTTAGTAGTAGCTAATTCAGCCATTTGGCAATCCCTTCAAGCTATTTATCATGGATAA
- a CDS encoding acyl-CoA carboxylase subunit beta: MNVEFNRNEDQLKQLSFNLSQKFQKVALGGGEKRIAAHKAKGKLTARERIEYLLDEGAAQVEIGAFAGDGMYKEEGGCPGGGVVVIIGYVAGRQCVVVANDATVKAGAWFPITAKKNLRAQEISIENKLPIIYLVDSAGVYLPMQDEIFPDKEHFGRIFRNNAVMSSTGIVQISAIMGPCVAGGAYLPIMSDEAMIVNGTGSVFLAGSYLVKSAIGESIDNEALGGASMHCEISGVTDNKFDSDAECLDHIRAIFDKLGSHPTAGFSRTEPARPALAEQEIYGLLPADRVKPYDMMDIINRLVDNSKFEPYKPDYGQTLLCGLARIDGWAVGIVANQRKIVKSKKTGMQMGGVIYSDSADKAARFIMNCNQKRIPLVFLHDVSGFMVGSQSEQGGIIKDGAKMVNAMANSVVPKFTVIIGNSYGAGNYAMCGKAYDPRLIVAWPTAQLAVMSGAAAANTLLQIQVASLKSKGEVITPEAEKELLDRIKARYEEQLSPYYAAARLWVDAVIDPLETRKVISEGISAANHAPIEKAYNVGVIQV; the protein is encoded by the coding sequence ATGAACGTCGAGTTCAACCGCAACGAAGACCAACTCAAGCAACTTAGCTTCAACCTCAGTCAGAAGTTTCAGAAAGTAGCCCTCGGCGGGGGCGAGAAGCGCATTGCCGCCCACAAAGCCAAGGGCAAGCTCACTGCCCGCGAGCGCATTGAATACCTGCTGGATGAGGGCGCGGCGCAGGTCGAAATCGGCGCGTTTGCCGGCGATGGCATGTACAAGGAAGAAGGCGGCTGCCCCGGCGGCGGCGTGGTCGTGATAATCGGCTACGTGGCCGGGCGGCAGTGCGTGGTGGTGGCCAACGATGCCACCGTGAAGGCCGGCGCGTGGTTTCCCATCACCGCCAAAAAGAACCTGCGGGCCCAGGAAATCAGCATCGAAAACAAGCTGCCGATTATTTACCTCGTCGATTCGGCCGGCGTGTACCTGCCCATGCAGGACGAGATTTTTCCCGATAAGGAGCATTTCGGCCGCATTTTCCGCAACAACGCGGTGATGAGCAGCACGGGCATCGTGCAGATTTCGGCCATTATGGGCCCCTGCGTGGCCGGAGGTGCGTACCTGCCCATCATGAGCGACGAGGCCATGATTGTGAATGGCACAGGCTCGGTGTTTCTGGCGGGCTCCTACCTGGTAAAGTCGGCCATTGGCGAAAGCATTGATAACGAGGCGCTGGGCGGCGCGAGTATGCATTGCGAAATCTCGGGCGTGACGGACAACAAGTTCGATTCCGACGCGGAATGCCTCGACCATATCCGCGCTATTTTCGACAAGCTGGGCAGCCACCCCACGGCCGGTTTCAGCCGCACCGAGCCGGCCAGGCCCGCGCTGGCGGAGCAGGAAATCTACGGCCTGCTGCCCGCCGACCGGGTGAAGCCCTACGACATGATGGACATCATCAACCGCTTGGTGGATAACTCCAAATTTGAGCCCTATAAGCCCGATTATGGCCAGACGCTGCTGTGCGGGCTGGCCCGCATCGACGGCTGGGCGGTGGGCATCGTGGCCAACCAGCGCAAAATCGTGAAGAGCAAGAAAACCGGCATGCAGATGGGCGGCGTCATCTACTCCGACTCGGCCGACAAGGCGGCCCGCTTCATCATGAACTGCAACCAGAAGCGCATCCCGCTGGTGTTTCTGCACGACGTGTCGGGCTTCATGGTGGGCAGCCAGAGTGAACAGGGCGGCATCATCAAGGACGGCGCTAAGATGGTGAATGCCATGGCCAACTCGGTGGTGCCCAAGTTCACGGTCATCATCGGCAACAGCTATGGGGCCGGCAACTACGCCATGTGCGGCAAAGCCTACGACCCGCGCCTCATCGTGGCCTGGCCCACGGCCCAACTGGCCGTGATGAGCGGCGCGGCTGCTGCCAACACCCTCCTGCAAATCCAGGTGGCCTCCCTCAAATCCAAGGGCGAAGTCATTACCCCCGAAGCCGAAAAGGAGCTGCTAGACCGCATCAAGGCCCGCTACGAGGAGCAATTATCGCCCTACTACGCGGCGGCCCGCCTCTGGGTCGACGCCGTGATTGACCCGCTGGAAACCCGCAAAGTCATTTCGGAAGGGATTTCGGCGGCCAACCATGCGCCGATTGAGAAGGCGTATAACGTGGGGGTTATTCAGGTGTGA
- a CDS encoding FEKKY domain-containing protein, translating into MIDGMKTLGAIVFLLTPVLGYSQEIRLTGAQLDVPGHNQLLFVSIADCEKEGIRLAENDMAKGAYFLLLQSGLGPVVYASDKIFEQKFGVQYFEEGCSAPSKECMMAYNARIFRYLQRNYAKTWWESIRKDTVGFKEWKKSIKP; encoded by the coding sequence ATGATTGACGGAATGAAAACGCTAGGTGCCATAGTTTTTTTGCTTACACCTGTACTGGGTTATAGTCAGGAAATTCGCCTAACTGGCGCACAGCTGGATGTTCCTGGGCATAACCAACTACTCTTTGTTTCAATTGCTGATTGTGAGAAGGAAGGAATTCGGCTTGCTGAAAATGATATGGCTAAGGGCGCCTATTTTTTGCTTTTGCAGAGCGGATTGGGACCAGTAGTCTATGCTTCCGACAAAATTTTTGAGCAAAAATTTGGGGTACAGTATTTTGAAGAAGGATGTTCTGCACCATCCAAGGAATGTATGATGGCATATAATGCCCGCATTTTTCGGTATCTACAACGCAACTATGCCAAGACTTGGTGGGAAAGCATAAGGAAGGACACCGTCGGATTCAAAGAGTGGAAGAAATCAATTAAACCATAA
- a CDS encoding DEAD/DEAH box helicase, with protein MAFHLLAEPIRRYVRDQRWEELRPIQAAAIQHILADDDNYILASRTASGKTEAAFLPILSKVDFRQPGVRVLYVSPLIALINDQFQRVETLCQYLDVPVTKWHGEASRTEKKKLLDQPAGILLITPESLEAMFVHAPRSVKTLFSQLDYVVIDEIHSFLGTDRGLQLQSLLARLRRAGRARFAVVGLSATIGDYAEAKRFTGEAARTKVLLDRAGKEMHTQFRYFPADRSGADLPLDLLKDLYKQTSRSKALIFPNTRGLAEVVAVKLRLISDRVHGHANYFSHHSSVHKEVREYVEHFAKHNQRQPFCIACTSTLELGIDIGSVDKVVQIDAAQSVASLIQRVGRSGRRDGAASELLLYATNPWSLVQSLACWLLYQDGFVEPLRAARHPYDLLLHQALSIVKERAGIGRAALLKELLANTAFTEIAPAAANEILDELLRIDWLEALGGELIIGVEGEFTVNSREFFSVFKTEPVFKVVHAGKTVGEIPYSLQVQEQENLFLAARTWKITGIDGATKRIEVVPARDGKRPIFSGGGGTVHPRIREKMLEILVSPDDYPELDELSQLALRSLRQQFAGRVWPAQLTHERPALVKDKGLIFYTFTGTKINRSLAFLLRQLEVDFVFDDSQSSFGLAVAVHLLPALFEQLRLFAEDVDFHLRDALARNPALIDFAKWGTKLPEHLQVAVLKERYFDFAGAADFLRNTVVV; from the coding sequence ATGGCCTTCCACCTACTCGCCGAGCCCATTCGCCGCTACGTGCGCGACCAGCGCTGGGAGGAATTGCGCCCGATTCAGGCCGCCGCTATTCAGCATATTCTGGCCGATGACGACAACTATATCCTAGCCTCGCGCACGGCCTCGGGCAAAACGGAGGCGGCTTTTCTGCCCATTTTGTCGAAGGTTGATTTCCGGCAGCCGGGCGTGCGGGTGCTGTATGTGTCGCCACTCATCGCCCTGATTAACGACCAGTTTCAGCGGGTGGAGACCCTGTGCCAATACCTCGACGTGCCCGTGACCAAGTGGCACGGCGAGGCCAGCCGCACCGAGAAAAAGAAGCTGCTGGACCAGCCGGCGGGCATTTTGCTCATCACCCCGGAGTCGCTGGAAGCCATGTTCGTGCATGCGCCCCGCAGCGTCAAAACCCTGTTCAGCCAGCTGGATTACGTGGTGATTGACGAGATTCATTCGTTTCTGGGCACCGACCGGGGCTTGCAGCTGCAGTCGCTGCTGGCGCGGCTGCGGCGCGCCGGCCGGGCGCGGTTTGCGGTGGTGGGGTTGTCGGCCACCATCGGCGACTATGCCGAGGCCAAGCGCTTTACCGGCGAGGCCGCCCGCACGAAGGTGCTGCTCGACCGCGCCGGCAAGGAAATGCACACGCAGTTCCGCTACTTCCCGGCCGACCGCAGCGGGGCCGATTTACCGCTCGATTTGCTCAAAGACCTCTACAAGCAAACCAGCCGCAGCAAGGCCCTGATTTTTCCCAACACCCGCGGGCTGGCCGAAGTAGTGGCCGTGAAACTGCGCCTGATTTCGGACCGGGTGCACGGCCACGCCAACTACTTTTCGCACCACTCGTCGGTGCACAAGGAGGTGCGCGAGTACGTGGAGCATTTTGCCAAACACAATCAGCGCCAGCCGTTTTGCATCGCCTGCACGTCCACGCTGGAGCTGGGCATCGACATCGGCTCGGTCGATAAGGTGGTCCAGATTGACGCGGCGCAGTCGGTGGCCTCGCTCATTCAGCGGGTGGGCCGCAGCGGCCGCCGCGATGGCGCGGCCAGCGAGCTGCTGCTCTACGCCACCAACCCCTGGAGCTTGGTGCAGTCGCTGGCCTGCTGGCTGCTCTACCAAGACGGTTTTGTGGAGCCGCTGCGGGCCGCCCGCCACCCGTATGATTTGCTGCTGCACCAGGCGCTGTCCATCGTGAAGGAGCGCGCCGGCATCGGCCGGGCGGCGCTGCTCAAGGAGCTGCTGGCCAACACCGCTTTCACCGAAATAGCCCCGGCGGCGGCCAATGAAATCCTGGACGAATTACTCCGCATCGACTGGCTGGAAGCGTTGGGCGGGGAGCTGATTATCGGGGTCGAAGGCGAGTTTACGGTGAATTCGCGGGAGTTTTTCAGCGTTTTCAAAACCGAGCCGGTGTTCAAGGTGGTTCACGCCGGCAAAACGGTGGGCGAAATTCCCTACTCGCTGCAAGTTCAGGAGCAGGAAAACCTGTTTTTGGCCGCCCGCACCTGGAAAATCACCGGCATCGACGGGGCCACCAAGCGCATTGAAGTGGTGCCCGCCCGCGACGGCAAGCGGCCGATATTTTCGGGCGGCGGCGGCACGGTGCACCCGCGCATCCGCGAAAAAATGCTGGAAATCCTCGTTTCCCCGGACGACTACCCCGAGCTGGACGAGCTGAGCCAGCTGGCCTTGCGCAGCCTGCGCCAGCAGTTTGCCGGCCGCGTCTGGCCGGCCCAGCTCACCCACGAGCGCCCCGCGCTAGTGAAAGACAAGGGCTTGATTTTCTACACCTTCACCGGCACCAAAATCAACCGCAGCCTGGCCTTCCTGCTCCGGCAGCTGGAAGTGGACTTCGTTTTCGACGACAGCCAAAGCAGCTTCGGCCTCGCAGTAGCCGTGCACTTGCTGCCAGCGCTTTTCGAGCAGTTACGACTGTTTGCGGAAGACGTGGATTTTCACCTACGCGACGCCCTGGCCCGCAACCCGGCGCTGATTGACTTTGCCAAGTGGGGCACCAAGCTGCCGGAGCATTTGCAGGTAGCCGTGCTAAAGGAGCGGTATTTCGACTTCGCGGGCGCGGCTGATTTCCTGCGGAATACGGTGGTGGTATAG
- a CDS encoding MlaD family protein, producing the protein MSKEIKVALLAIVAIAALIIGFNFLRGSNVLSSDQTYYATYPRVDGLNVGALVALNGIKVGQVKSMVLQSEKGNSVRVALELEKGIVVGDSTTASLGGSLLGSKAITLTLGNNSKTYTGGEEIRTVTPSSIADAFQAKALPLLDTVGATLANINGFLNKDAQTNIQGTLVGARASTEALLKLISSNQANINEITRNFAQMSVALNKTTGKLDKIATNFGQLSDSLKTAPVGPALRRLNATLADAQATVQTLNRALNDQSGSMGKLLHDSTLYNNLAATSASSNDLLLDLKANPKRYVHFSVFGGGKDKTKVETTKKPDGTTTTEVKKVETTSVVK; encoded by the coding sequence GTGTCTAAAGAAATAAAAGTGGCGCTCCTCGCCATCGTTGCCATTGCCGCCCTCATCATCGGCTTCAATTTCCTGCGGGGCAGCAACGTGCTTTCCTCCGACCAAACCTACTATGCCACTTACCCTCGGGTCGATGGCCTGAACGTGGGGGCTCTGGTGGCGCTCAACGGCATTAAAGTAGGCCAGGTAAAAAGCATGGTGCTCCAGTCCGAGAAGGGCAACTCCGTGCGCGTGGCGCTGGAGCTGGAAAAAGGTATTGTGGTGGGCGACTCCACCACCGCCAGCCTGGGCGGCTCGCTGCTGGGCTCAAAGGCCATTACCCTCACCTTGGGTAACAACTCGAAAACGTATACCGGCGGCGAAGAAATCCGCACCGTGACGCCTTCCAGCATTGCCGATGCCTTCCAGGCGAAGGCCCTGCCCTTGCTCGATACCGTGGGGGCCACGCTGGCCAATATCAACGGCTTCCTGAACAAGGACGCCCAGACCAACATTCAGGGAACGTTGGTGGGGGCTCGCGCCAGCACTGAGGCGCTGCTCAAGCTCATTTCTTCCAACCAGGCCAACATCAACGAGATTACCCGCAACTTCGCCCAGATGAGCGTGGCGCTGAACAAAACGACCGGTAAGCTCGATAAAATAGCCACCAACTTCGGGCAGCTTTCCGACTCGCTGAAAACTGCCCCCGTGGGCCCGGCCCTGCGCCGCCTCAATGCCACCCTGGCCGATGCCCAAGCCACCGTGCAAACCCTCAACAGGGCCCTCAATGACCAGTCGGGCTCGATGGGCAAGCTCCTGCACGATTCCACGCTCTACAACAACCTCGCCGCCACCTCGGCCAGCTCCAACGACCTGCTGCTGGACCTGAAAGCCAACCCCAAGCGCTACGTGCATTTCTCGGTGTTTGGCGGCGGTAAGGATAAGACGAAAGTAGAAACCACCAAAAAGCCCGACGGCACCACCACCACCGAAGTGAAAAAGGTGGAAACCACGTCGGTAGTGAAGTAG
- a CDS encoding ATP-binding cassette domain-containing protein, protein MVRIRNLHFGYSRKRPLFQNLSLTLERGHIYGLLGKNGAGKSTLLQNIVGLALLMTFNYQALGLRSFDAVSATIALSGTAVRSHGTAK, encoded by the coding sequence ATGGTCCGCATTCGCAACCTTCACTTCGGGTATTCCCGCAAGCGTCCGCTTTTCCAAAACCTGAGCCTGACGCTGGAGCGCGGGCATATTTACGGCCTGCTGGGCAAGAACGGGGCGGGCAAATCCACGCTGCTCCAGAATATAGTGGGGCTGGCGTTGCTGATGACCTTCAACTACCAGGCCTTGGGCCTGCGCAGCTTCGATGCCGTGAGCGCGACCATCGCCCTGAGCGGAACCGCCGTCCGGAGTCATGGCACCGCCAAATAG
- a CDS encoding DUF2490 domain-containing protein, producing the protein MARVGTFTVRLARCRPGCFLLIKYSVLAGALLAALVGAARAQTSLNTVQPWGSWVVATAQLPGSKEHPWGGYAEIQGRSNTLARQFFYYELKAGVSYDIDPNFTVLVGGGRYSTSDYRDLPAGPLNVEKRLWEQLVLTQYSHRLKIEHRYRYEQRWFRFRDDSSSFRQRIRYRPNGFFSLNKKVFTTGSLFLSAYDELFINPRGPVFERNRLYGGIIYQINNQLIV; encoded by the coding sequence ATGGCCCGGGTCGGTACCTTTACAGTCCGACTGGCGCGTTGCCGGCCCGGGTGCTTCCTGCTGATAAAATACTCCGTTCTGGCCGGCGCGCTACTGGCTGCTTTGGTGGGGGCGGCCCGCGCCCAAACGTCCCTCAATACCGTGCAGCCCTGGGGTAGCTGGGTGGTAGCCACGGCCCAGCTGCCGGGCAGCAAAGAGCACCCGTGGGGTGGCTACGCCGAAATCCAGGGCCGCTCCAATACCTTGGCCCGGCAGTTTTTCTACTACGAGCTGAAGGCCGGCGTGAGCTACGACATCGACCCAAACTTCACGGTGTTGGTGGGCGGCGGCCGCTACTCCACCTCCGACTACCGCGACCTTCCTGCCGGCCCGCTGAACGTGGAAAAGCGCCTCTGGGAGCAACTAGTGCTCACGCAGTATTCGCACCGCCTCAAAATCGAGCACCGCTACCGCTATGAGCAGCGCTGGTTCCGTTTCCGCGACGACAGCAGCAGCTTTCGCCAGCGCATCCGCTACCGGCCGAATGGGTTTTTTTCGCTGAACAAGAAGGTTTTTACTACTGGCAGCCTTTTCCTTTCGGCCTACGATGAGCTTTTTATCAACCCTCGCGGCCCCGTGTTCGAGCGCAACCGGCTGTACGGCGGTATTATTTATCAGATTAATAACCAATTGATTGTGTAA
- a CDS encoding putative LPS assembly protein LptD, translated as MPVWFGLRSEADFRPALRRRTSFSWAGRALSGLFFLLLTGAPGTARAQTGTPAQPKPKTARKAKIQARKARVKAILAAPTSQGATTTRARPKAIPAAKPGQRAGSAPTPPVRNISVDPRDPVGPPPPGVRNTGQSRVPGASHKAVPDTLALPSGLAMPTDTSRLVNGMRRANDSLQVAARPKGQIESTIKYQAQDSIQFDVTQKVARLYNKSSVTYGDTDLKAYLITINYGTNTMQADGRLDTLKNKVEGRPVLKDKGGLYTAGSIAYNFKSKKAKVTEAVTTQGEGYVSAATIKRMPNGDINGLNGRYTTCNLEHPHFYIQARKMKVIPGKEVVTGPFNLVIGDIPTPLGFLFGFFPTPNKSRGSGVLIPTFGQAADRGYFLTNGGYYFAPNDYIGVRLTGDIYAGNAQSWGGFGATADFSYLKRYTYQGNFNFRFSNRPLNPILTTDALTTTPVYIKPPSANSFWVTWNHTPVPKPGGGRFTASVNAGTSSFNKVNSFDARRYLSTQFSSSIGYAKQIRNSPWNYDIKASQSQGTDGTMTFVLPDVSVGLARQYPYQWFGIQPGAGGKFGSKSYEQFTFSYNLTARNELSNVLTARSLSNGLPLLGGTSASTNIPVSFANIGRLLANSRNGMQHQFGIGLGSYSIGPHLKMSPSVSYSEVWFAQKLNYSYVSGANAVRIDTTYGFNRVNSYSGSVSLNTTFYGTIVRKGTHKIQAIRHKATPSLNYAYAPPLNENRNVFPLGSTVLRGYTNQFGQTLFADNPTDAAILNGYAFNNYNNFLYAVPGGSRQSQVSFSLQNSVEMKVRDSKDTTGLNPFKKVSLIDGLDFNIGYNFAAPKDVQALTPLNVIFRTQVAKKLSLNSGASFEAYQRDSRGLPTNKFLFEANPRKFLRLASATFQTNYSFNPASGKKKTVVPRAVAPANNPSLGAVGPNYYADYVDFDIPWELNLSYSAGYTTNAVPLTSEYLKKNQRPPILALNNIRADGSIKLTENLRFTTGFGYDFTSQAVTFPTVSFFRDLHCWQINGTWIPFGQLKGYNFTIAAKSSLLQDLKLNRNRYAQYQ; from the coding sequence TTGCCTGTTTGGTTTGGCCTTCGTTCCGAAGCTGATTTCCGGCCCGCGCTGCGCCGCCGCACCAGCTTTTCATGGGCCGGCCGGGCCCTGTCCGGCCTCTTTTTTTTATTGCTGACCGGCGCACCGGGCACCGCCCGGGCCCAGACCGGCACGCCCGCCCAGCCCAAGCCCAAAACCGCCCGCAAAGCCAAAATTCAGGCCCGCAAGGCGCGGGTGAAGGCCATTCTGGCGGCCCCCACCAGCCAGGGTGCCACCACCACCAGGGCCCGCCCCAAGGCCATTCCGGCCGCCAAGCCCGGCCAGCGCGCCGGCTCAGCCCCCACCCCACCGGTGCGCAATATTTCTGTGGACCCGCGCGACCCCGTGGGGCCGCCGCCGCCCGGCGTGCGCAACACCGGCCAGTCGCGGGTGCCCGGCGCTTCGCACAAGGCCGTGCCCGATACCCTGGCCCTCCCCAGCGGCCTCGCCATGCCCACCGACACCAGCAGGCTAGTGAACGGCATGCGCCGCGCCAACGACTCGCTGCAAGTGGCGGCCCGGCCCAAAGGCCAAATCGAGAGCACGATAAAGTACCAGGCCCAGGACTCCATTCAGTTTGATGTGACCCAGAAGGTGGCGCGGCTGTATAACAAGTCCAGCGTGACGTATGGCGACACCGACCTCAAGGCCTACCTCATCACGATAAACTACGGCACCAACACCATGCAGGCCGACGGCCGGCTCGACACGCTGAAAAACAAGGTGGAAGGCCGGCCCGTACTCAAGGACAAGGGCGGCCTGTACACGGCCGGTAGCATTGCCTACAATTTCAAGAGCAAAAAGGCCAAGGTGACCGAGGCCGTGACCACCCAAGGCGAAGGCTACGTGAGCGCCGCCACCATCAAGCGGATGCCCAACGGCGACATCAACGGCCTGAACGGACGCTACACCACCTGCAACCTGGAGCACCCGCACTTCTACATTCAGGCCAGGAAGATGAAGGTGATTCCGGGGAAGGAAGTGGTGACCGGGCCGTTCAACCTCGTGATTGGCGACATTCCCACGCCGCTGGGCTTTCTGTTCGGCTTTTTCCCCACGCCCAATAAGAGCCGGGGCTCGGGCGTGCTCATTCCCACCTTCGGGCAGGCCGCCGACCGGGGCTACTTCCTCACCAACGGCGGCTACTACTTCGCCCCGAACGACTACATTGGCGTGCGCCTCACCGGCGATATCTACGCCGGCAACGCCCAGTCCTGGGGCGGCTTTGGGGCCACCGCCGATTTTTCGTACCTGAAACGCTACACCTACCAGGGCAATTTCAACTTCCGCTTCTCGAACCGGCCCCTCAACCCCATTCTGACTACCGACGCGCTCACGACCACGCCGGTTTACATCAAGCCGCCGTCGGCCAACTCATTCTGGGTAACCTGGAACCACACGCCGGTGCCCAAGCCGGGCGGGGGCCGCTTCACGGCCAGCGTGAACGCCGGCACCAGCAGCTTCAACAAGGTAAACAGCTTCGATGCCCGCCGCTACCTCTCCACGCAGTTCAGCTCCAGCATTGGCTACGCGAAGCAGATTCGGAACTCGCCCTGGAACTACGACATCAAAGCCAGCCAGAGCCAGGGCACCGATGGCACCATGACCTTCGTGCTGCCCGACGTCAGCGTAGGCCTGGCCCGCCAGTACCCCTACCAATGGTTCGGCATTCAGCCGGGCGCGGGTGGCAAGTTTGGTTCCAAATCCTACGAGCAGTTCACGTTCAGCTACAACCTCACGGCCCGCAACGAGCTGAGCAACGTGCTCACGGCCCGCAGCCTCAGCAATGGCCTGCCGCTGCTGGGCGGCACCAGCGCATCGACCAATATTCCGGTGAGCTTTGCCAATATCGGCCGGCTGCTGGCCAACTCCCGCAACGGCATGCAGCACCAGTTTGGCATCGGGCTGGGTTCGTACTCCATCGGGCCGCACCTCAAGATGAGCCCGTCGGTGTCGTACAGCGAAGTGTGGTTTGCCCAAAAGCTCAACTACAGCTACGTTTCCGGGGCTAATGCCGTACGCATCGACACCACCTACGGCTTCAACCGCGTGAACAGCTACTCGGGGTCCGTGAGCCTGAACACCACGTTCTACGGCACTATTGTGCGCAAGGGCACGCATAAAATTCAGGCCATCCGCCACAAGGCCACGCCCAGCCTGAACTACGCCTACGCCCCGCCGCTGAATGAAAACAGGAATGTGTTTCCGCTGGGGTCAACCGTACTGAGGGGCTATACGAACCAGTTTGGCCAGACCTTATTCGCCGACAACCCCACCGATGCCGCTATTCTCAATGGCTACGCCTTCAATAATTACAACAACTTCCTGTACGCCGTGCCCGGCGGCTCGCGGCAGAGCCAGGTTTCCTTCAGCCTGCAAAACTCGGTGGAGATGAAGGTGCGCGATTCCAAAGACACCACCGGCCTCAATCCCTTCAAAAAAGTGAGCCTGATTGACGGGCTTGATTTCAACATCGGCTATAATTTTGCCGCCCCTAAAGATGTCCAGGCCCTCACGCCACTGAACGTGATTTTCCGCACCCAAGTCGCCAAAAAGCTCAGCCTCAACAGCGGGGCCAGCTTCGAAGCGTACCAGCGCGACAGCCGGGGTCTGCCCACCAATAAGTTTCTCTTTGAAGCCAACCCGCGCAAGTTTTTGCGCCTGGCCTCGGCCACCTTCCAGACCAATTACAGCTTCAACCCGGCCAGCGGCAAGAAAAAAACCGTGGTACCCCGCGCCGTAGCCCCGGCCAACAACCCCAGCCTGGGCGCGGTGGGCCCCAACTACTACGCCGACTACGTCGATTTCGACATTCCGTGGGAGCTCAACCTGTCATATTCGGCCGGCTACACGACCAATGCCGTGCCCCTCACCTCGGAGTATCTCAAGAAAAACCAGCGCCCGCCCATCCTGGCCCTCAACAACATTCGCGCCGACGGCTCCATCAAGCTCACCGAAAATCTGCGCTTCACCACCGGCTTTGGCTACGACTTTACTAGTCAGGCCGTCACGTTCCCCACCGTCTCCTTCTTCCGCGACCTGCACTGCTGGCAGATTAACGGCACCTGGATTCCCTTTGGCCAGCTCAAGGGCTACAACTTCACCATCGCGGCCAAGAGCAGCCTGTTGCAGGACCTCAAGCTGAACCGCAACCGCTACGCGCAGTACCAGTAG
- a CDS encoding N-acetylmuramoyl-L-alanine amidase family protein — MAPDSALPATALNEPYRYRLRTVVLDAGHGGKDRGCAGASAREADVALSLILALGKQIQENMPEVKVIYTRKTNVFIELDERAAIANRNHADLFISIHCNAGPSQSHGTEVWTMGLHKSTANLGVAQRENSVILQEKDYKTRYDGFDPSSPQSHILFSLFQSAYITNSLRFAQRVDRQLRTSVSRPSRGVKQAGFLVLWKSTMPSVLIESGFLTNPTEERYLNDKANQSYMAAGIYRAFREYKRELEGG, encoded by the coding sequence ATCGCCCCCGATTCGGCCCTCCCGGCTACGGCTCTCAATGAGCCTTACCGCTACCGCCTGCGCACGGTGGTGCTCGATGCCGGCCACGGCGGCAAAGACCGAGGCTGCGCCGGGGCCAGCGCCCGCGAGGCCGACGTGGCCCTGAGCCTCATCCTGGCCCTGGGCAAGCAGATTCAGGAAAATATGCCCGAGGTGAAGGTGATTTACACCCGCAAAACCAACGTTTTTATTGAGCTCGACGAGCGCGCCGCCATTGCCAACCGCAACCACGCCGACCTCTTCATTTCCATTCATTGCAACGCCGGCCCCAGCCAGAGCCACGGCACCGAAGTGTGGACCATGGGCCTGCACAAAAGCACTGCCAACCTGGGCGTGGCCCAGCGCGAAAACTCGGTAATTCTGCAAGAAAAGGACTACAAAACCCGCTACGACGGCTTCGACCCCAGCTCGCCCCAAAGCCATATTCTGTTTTCCCTGTTTCAGTCGGCCTACATCACCAACAGCCTGCGCTTTGCCCAGCGCGTGGACCGGCAGCTGCGCACCAGCGTGAGCCGCCCCAGCCGCGGCGTGAAGCAGGCCGGCTTTCTGGTGCTCTGGAAATCGACCATGCCCTCGGTGCTCATCGAGTCGGGGTTTCTAACTAATCCGACCGAAGAGCGTTACCTCAACGATAAAGCCAATCAATCGTATATGGCCGCAGGCATCTATCGCGCCTTCCGCGAGTACAAGCGCGAGCTGGAAGGCGGTTAG